The following coding sequences are from one Parafrankia discariae window:
- a CDS encoding ABC transporter substrate-binding protein gives MEGSFVLIFRTRLLAAALVTAAVAAACGSGESSGVDATASPCAPGVTDDEVNVGILYPDTGVLSAQFTGYRFGVEARFAEANATGGVGGRQVSTIWRDDRFDAAGNLQAARDLLRENVFAVLEYTAHSEQSTPFLHDKGIPVVGIGDQAAWADNDNMFPLAYQVDDTDATSTLGDFVRAQGGTRAAIITTAITESAVMYAQNARRSLEAAGIPIVFADTDASSAGSSPEAVARIVGSGADTLISLASPDLYTGAVTAAAAANRPFKVALSPITYDTQLLNTPTARALVGTYSTVGFSAIERNLPAHRAYLAAMTTYAPEIQPPTQLSSIYGYITADLFLRGLQAQQGCPTRESYISGLHGLTHYDAGGLLNGPVNLAAGQRTVDLCTDFVRVAATGSAFEPVGAKPLCGRVIGGDAQGAGGSAPTGRQ, from the coding sequence GTGGAAGGTAGCTTTGTGCTGATATTTCGTACGAGGTTGCTCGCCGCGGCGCTCGTGACTGCCGCCGTGGCGGCGGCCTGTGGCTCCGGTGAGTCCTCCGGCGTGGACGCGACGGCGTCGCCCTGCGCTCCCGGAGTCACGGACGACGAGGTCAACGTCGGGATTCTCTACCCGGACACCGGGGTGCTCTCGGCCCAGTTCACCGGCTACCGGTTCGGGGTCGAGGCCCGGTTCGCCGAGGCGAACGCGACCGGCGGCGTGGGCGGCCGGCAGGTTTCCACCATCTGGCGGGACGACCGGTTCGACGCCGCCGGTAACCTGCAGGCGGCCCGTGATCTGCTCCGCGAAAATGTGTTCGCGGTTCTCGAGTACACCGCGCATTCCGAACAGTCCACGCCCTTCCTGCACGACAAGGGAATTCCGGTGGTGGGCATCGGGGACCAGGCGGCGTGGGCCGACAACGACAACATGTTCCCGCTCGCCTATCAGGTCGACGACACCGACGCGACCAGCACTCTCGGGGATTTCGTCCGGGCCCAGGGTGGCACGCGCGCGGCGATCATCACGACGGCGATCACCGAATCGGCGGTCATGTACGCCCAGAACGCCCGTCGCAGCCTGGAGGCGGCCGGCATCCCGATCGTCTTCGCGGACACCGACGCGAGCTCCGCGGGGAGCTCCCCGGAAGCCGTGGCGCGGATCGTCGGCAGCGGTGCCGACACGCTGATCTCGCTGGCCTCGCCTGACCTCTACACCGGCGCGGTGACGGCGGCGGCCGCGGCGAACCGGCCGTTCAAGGTGGCCCTCTCGCCCATCACCTACGACACGCAGCTGCTCAACACGCCGACCGCGCGCGCGCTGGTCGGCACCTACTCGACGGTGGGCTTCAGCGCGATCGAGCGGAACCTGCCCGCCCACCGCGCCTACCTGGCCGCGATGACCACCTACGCGCCGGAGATCCAGCCCCCGACCCAACTGAGCTCGATCTACGGCTACATAACCGCGGACCTGTTCCTGCGCGGCCTGCAGGCGCAGCAGGGCTGCCCCACTCGCGAGTCCTACATCAGCGGGCTGCACGGGTTGACCCACTACGACGCGGGCGGGCTGCTCAACGGGCCCGTGAACCTGGCCGCCGGCCAGCGCACGGTCGACCTGTGCACGGACTTCGTCCGGGTCGCCGCCACCGGGAGCGCCTTCGAACCGGTCGGCGCCAAGCCCCTGTGCGGCCGGGTGATCGGCGGTGACGCCCAGGGCGCCGGCGGGTCCGCGCCGACCGGGCGACAGTAA
- a CDS encoding nitroreductase family deazaflavin-dependent oxidoreductase, producing MPLTGEYEPSPTEWVRTQVEEYESSGGTRGTELRGVPVVILTTLGAKSGKIRKSPLMRVEHDGRYAVIASLGGAPKHPVWYHNVLAHPRVELRDGTVNQDMVAREVTGDEKALWWERAVAAWPDYADYQKKTDRAIPVFVLEPVSPA from the coding sequence ATGCCTCTCACTGGTGAATACGAACCGAGCCCGACCGAGTGGGTCCGCACACAGGTCGAGGAGTACGAGAGCTCCGGCGGGACCCGGGGCACCGAGCTGCGCGGCGTGCCCGTGGTCATCCTCACCACCCTGGGCGCGAAGTCGGGCAAGATCCGCAAGAGCCCGTTGATGCGGGTCGAGCACGACGGCCGCTATGCCGTCATCGCCTCGCTCGGTGGCGCGCCCAAGCACCCCGTCTGGTACCACAACGTCCTCGCCCACCCCCGGGTCGAGCTGCGGGACGGGACGGTCAACCAGGACATGGTCGCCCGCGAGGTGACCGGTGACGAGAAGGCGCTGTGGTGGGAGCGCGCCGTGGCCGCCTGGCCCGACTACGCCGACTACCAGAAGAAGACCGACCGGGCGATCCCCGTCTTCGTCCTGGAGCCGGTTTCACCCGCCTGA
- a CDS encoding nitroreductase/quinone reductase family protein — translation MRLTRGRLGWRAGGMPVLELTTTGRRSGRAHTVMLTSPLRDGDAIVLVASRAGDDRHPDWYLNICATADVEVRVRGGSWRPMRARVATPPERERLWPRVVADGRWYESYQAKSKRVIPLVLLEPR, via the coding sequence ATGAGACTGACCCGCGGCCGGCTCGGATGGCGGGCCGGCGGCATGCCCGTCCTGGAGCTCACCACGACGGGGCGCCGCAGCGGCCGGGCCCACACCGTCATGCTGACCTCCCCGCTGCGGGACGGGGACGCCATCGTCCTGGTGGCGTCGCGGGCCGGTGACGACCGACATCCGGACTGGTACCTGAACATCTGCGCCACCGCGGACGTCGAGGTCCGGGTCAGGGGCGGGTCGTGGCGGCCGATGCGCGCGCGGGTGGCGACACCGCCGGAACGGGAGCGGCTGTGGCCCCGCGTGGTCGCGGACGGCCGCTGGTACGAGAGCTATCAGGCCAAGTCGAAGCGGGTGATTCCGCTCGTCCTGCTCGAACCGCGCTGA
- a CDS encoding NUDIX domain-containing protein, protein MERFVFCSRGCEHWGALGAAGVLLRAGAAAGDGAAGGADADARYLLVLRHPRSHHGGTWALPGGALQAGESALAGALREAEEELGPLPAGVSPEATPTHEYVDDHGEWSYTTLVLNVADTFEPAAANWETAGWRWVSASQALTLPLLPALRAAWPALTGTG, encoded by the coding sequence ATGGAACGCTTCGTCTTCTGCTCGCGCGGCTGCGAGCACTGGGGCGCGCTCGGCGCCGCGGGAGTACTGCTGCGGGCCGGCGCGGCCGCCGGTGACGGCGCCGCCGGCGGCGCCGACGCCGACGCGCGGTACCTGCTCGTCCTGCGCCATCCCCGGTCGCACCACGGCGGCACCTGGGCACTGCCCGGCGGGGCGCTGCAGGCCGGGGAGTCCGCCCTGGCCGGGGCGCTGCGGGAGGCCGAGGAGGAGCTCGGGCCGCTGCCCGCCGGCGTCTCCCCGGAGGCCACCCCGACCCACGAGTACGTCGACGACCACGGCGAGTGGTCCTACACCACGCTGGTCCTGAACGTGGCGGACACGTTCGAGCCGGCGGCCGCCAACTGGGAGACCGCCGGCTGGCGCTGGGTGTCGGCGAGCCAGGCGCTCACGCTCCCGCTGCTCCCGGCGCTGCGCGCCGCCTGGCCCGCGCTGACCGGAACGGGCTGA
- a CDS encoding SDR family NAD(P)-dependent oxidoreductase, with protein MRAGARDTGWSLVDLPDQRGRTAVVTGANSGLGFETAKVLAERGATVVLACREPARAAQAAARIRAVAPRADVHVEPLDLLSMTSVRAAAERIRAAHPRLDLLVNNAGVMLPAPGPGGVPGPGGASGVGVGVESTFGVNHLGHFALTGLLLDRILATPHSRIVTVSSLAHLVGRLDLAELRRLPAPAARPEDVPPMVVPPVVVPDQRVGSPAEPAAAAGPSRRAVPMGGECAGTAREDGREAAHRRLPRQRLPYPASKLANLMFTFELQRRLAATGASTIAVAAHPGIARTGLTRNLTPPARVFLGRRLAPLMSWLVQNPEIGALATVRAALDPAARAGGYYGPAGLFHSTGPPVAVRSSARSRDAHLQYRLWVESERLTGVTYEFRRSLGRPSPSHV; from the coding sequence ATGCGCGCCGGCGCCCGGGACACGGGCTGGAGCCTGGTCGACCTGCCGGACCAACGGGGCCGGACCGCCGTCGTCACCGGCGCGAACAGCGGCCTCGGTTTCGAGACGGCGAAGGTGCTCGCCGAGCGCGGCGCGACCGTCGTCCTGGCCTGCCGCGAGCCGGCCCGGGCCGCCCAGGCCGCGGCGCGCATCCGGGCCGTCGCGCCGCGGGCCGACGTCCACGTCGAGCCGCTCGACCTGCTCTCGATGACCTCCGTGCGCGCGGCCGCCGAGCGGATCCGGGCCGCCCACCCACGGCTCGACCTGCTCGTCAACAACGCCGGAGTGATGCTGCCCGCGCCCGGGCCGGGCGGGGTGCCCGGCCCGGGCGGTGCGAGCGGTGTCGGCGTCGGCGTCGAATCGACGTTCGGGGTCAACCACCTGGGGCACTTCGCGCTGACGGGCCTCCTGCTCGACCGCATCCTGGCCACGCCGCACTCACGGATCGTCACGGTCAGCAGCCTCGCCCACCTGGTCGGCCGGCTCGACCTGGCGGAGCTGCGCCGCCTGCCGGCGCCGGCCGCCCGGCCGGAGGACGTCCCGCCGATGGTGGTGCCGCCGGTGGTGGTGCCCGACCAGCGCGTCGGGTCGCCGGCCGAGCCGGCCGCCGCGGCGGGGCCGTCCCGGCGGGCTGTTCCCATGGGCGGGGAGTGCGCGGGCACCGCCCGCGAGGACGGCCGGGAAGCGGCCCACCGGCGGCTGCCCCGGCAGCGGCTACCGTATCCGGCGTCCAAGCTGGCGAACCTGATGTTCACCTTCGAGTTGCAGCGTCGGCTCGCGGCCACCGGCGCGTCGACGATCGCGGTGGCCGCGCATCCGGGCATCGCCCGCACCGGGCTCACCCGCAACCTCACGCCCCCGGCCCGGGTGTTCCTGGGCCGGCGCCTGGCGCCGCTGATGTCATGGCTGGTCCAGAACCCGGAGATCGGCGCGCTCGCCACCGTCCGGGCCGCCCTCGACCCGGCGGCGCGGGCCGGTGGGTACTACGGGCCGGCCGGCCTCTTCCACAGCACGGGCCCGCCCGTCGCCGTCCGATCCAGTGCCCGCTCGCGCGACGCCCACCTGCAGTACCGGCTGTGGGTGGAGTCCGAGCGGCTGACCGGGGTCACCTACGAGTTCCGCCGCAGCCTCGGACGGCCGTCGCCGTCACACGTGTGA
- a CDS encoding Kelch repeat-containing protein has protein sequence MSWSQTSRRCASRALVLTTTLAAALATPVLLAPGAGALPTGTPSPASPTSPTSPTSTSLQPSAGADGGCPALPDIVGPLRTWETAADLPAPRTHVAATTDCDGRIYLLGGEAATAGGAVGGGVPATPSATPTRSPASSTPSGSATPSRTGTPTGTPTATPTTTGSPGDGGSTQSPGVRLTPAAFNNGGVPTSTPDDLDPLSPNGSPDEPTTPSTTPATPTTPTTSRTASASPTSPAGGGTPTATPNGGTGGATGGGTHGGATVAGAPVDTVQIYDPKQDAWSNAPALPTARDHLAAATDTDGRIYAIGGQTGGAGTPSDTVEVYTPSSGDWTTGPALPRPMGTPSATRGTDGKIYVLDGTTLAVYDPDAGDWSTGQAPPSGTDAPVLAGLPDGRILAAGGSGSGSEASSGAYAYTPGSGSAGGSWDQLADLPTGVSGAAGATGPDGRVYVVGGQDSDGDTVGSTQVFTPDDDRWSTGPSSALTSRSGHGAATGGDGRVYVAGGTSGSGAPLDSAAALGE, from the coding sequence ATGAGTTGGTCACAGACATCCCGCAGATGTGCCTCACGCGCGCTGGTGCTGACCACCACGCTGGCGGCGGCGCTGGCGACACCGGTGCTGCTCGCGCCGGGCGCCGGAGCCCTGCCGACCGGCACGCCCAGCCCGGCGAGCCCGACGAGCCCGACGAGCCCGACGAGCACCTCCCTTCAGCCGTCCGCGGGCGCGGACGGTGGATGCCCGGCGCTGCCCGACATCGTCGGCCCGCTGCGCACCTGGGAGACCGCCGCCGACCTGCCGGCCCCGCGCACCCATGTCGCGGCCACCACGGACTGTGACGGCCGGATCTACCTCCTTGGCGGGGAGGCGGCCACGGCGGGCGGTGCGGTCGGTGGGGGTGTGCCGGCGACGCCGTCCGCGACGCCGACCCGCTCGCCGGCGAGCTCGACACCCAGCGGCTCGGCCACGCCCAGCCGGACGGGCACCCCGACGGGCACCCCGACGGCGACGCCGACCACGACCGGGTCGCCGGGCGACGGCGGGTCGACGCAGAGCCCGGGCGTGCGGCTGACCCCGGCGGCCTTCAACAACGGGGGTGTGCCGACCAGCACGCCCGACGACCTCGACCCGCTGTCCCCCAACGGGTCCCCGGACGAGCCCACAACACCGTCGACGACCCCGGCCACCCCCACGACGCCCACGACGTCACGCACGGCCTCCGCCTCGCCGACCTCGCCGGCCGGCGGCGGCACGCCGACCGCCACGCCGAACGGCGGGACGGGTGGCGCGACGGGTGGCGGGACGCACGGCGGCGCGACCGTGGCGGGTGCCCCGGTCGACACCGTCCAGATCTATGACCCGAAGCAGGACGCCTGGTCGAACGCCCCGGCCCTGCCGACCGCACGTGACCACCTGGCCGCCGCGACCGACACCGACGGCCGGATCTACGCGATCGGCGGCCAGACCGGCGGCGCCGGCACCCCGTCCGACACCGTCGAGGTGTACACGCCGTCGAGCGGCGACTGGACGACGGGCCCGGCGCTGCCGCGCCCGATGGGCACGCCGAGCGCGACCCGCGGCACCGACGGAAAGATCTACGTCCTCGACGGGACGACCCTGGCGGTCTACGACCCCGACGCCGGTGACTGGTCGACGGGTCAGGCACCGCCGTCCGGTACCGACGCGCCGGTGCTGGCCGGCCTGCCGGACGGGCGGATCCTGGCCGCGGGCGGCAGTGGCTCCGGTTCCGAGGCGTCGTCCGGCGCCTACGCCTACACGCCGGGCTCGGGTTCGGCGGGCGGCTCCTGGGACCAGCTCGCCGACCTGCCCACGGGTGTCTCCGGGGCCGCGGGCGCGACCGGGCCGGACGGCCGGGTCTACGTCGTCGGCGGACAGGACAGCGACGGCGACACCGTCGGTTCCACCCAGGTGTTCACCCCGGACGACGACCGCTGGTCCACGGGCCCGAGCAGCGCCCTCACCTCACGTTCCGGCCACGGCGCGGCGACCGGTGGGGACGGCCGCGTCTACGTGGCGGGTGGGACGTCCGGTTCCGGCGCCCCGCTCGACTCCGCCGCGGCCCTGGGCGAGTGA
- a CDS encoding alpha/beta fold hydrolase — MGDGTGVGDGTGTGGNTPAGVGAPAGGEPVMVSKWADLDGPVHYTEFGAPGTTVGSPPVVCVHGLGGSYTNWLALAPLLASTSRVLAPDLAGHGRTPLGGRGADVAANRLLLDRFLGEVVGEPVILVGNSMGGLIGMLQAVHRPESVRGLVLLDPALPLRRGDWPEPLVVASFATVILPGLGAWALARRRARVGPAGTVAQTLRLCATDPARIPASAVEALVDIGHERAGMDGVERAYVAAARSVVGRVVRGGPLRRLIRQVDVPTLLVHGSDDRLVPVALARQVAGLRPDWRLAVVPGCGHLPQLEDAAGTAELLTGWWEHTRDAAAAAGASGGVRGALA, encoded by the coding sequence GTGGGAGACGGCACGGGCGTGGGAGACGGCACGGGCACCGGCGGGAACACGCCCGCGGGTGTCGGCGCGCCGGCCGGCGGCGAGCCGGTCATGGTCTCGAAATGGGCCGACCTGGACGGCCCCGTGCACTACACGGAGTTCGGCGCGCCCGGGACCACCGTCGGGAGCCCGCCGGTGGTGTGCGTCCACGGACTCGGCGGGTCGTACACCAACTGGCTCGCGCTGGCACCGCTGCTCGCCTCGACGTCCCGGGTCCTCGCGCCCGACCTCGCCGGCCACGGCCGCACCCCGCTCGGCGGCCGCGGTGCCGACGTGGCGGCTAACCGTCTCCTGCTGGACCGCTTCCTGGGCGAGGTGGTGGGCGAGCCGGTGATCCTCGTCGGGAACTCGATGGGTGGTCTGATCGGGATGCTGCAGGCGGTGCACCGCCCGGAGTCGGTGCGCGGGCTGGTCCTGCTGGATCCCGCGCTGCCCCTGCGCCGCGGCGACTGGCCGGAGCCGCTGGTCGTCGCGTCGTTCGCCACCGTGATCCTGCCGGGGCTCGGGGCGTGGGCGCTGGCCCGCCGCCGGGCCCGGGTCGGCCCCGCCGGCACCGTCGCCCAGACCCTGCGCCTCTGCGCGACGGATCCCGCCCGCATCCCGGCCAGCGCGGTCGAGGCGTTGGTGGACATCGGTCACGAGCGGGCGGGCATGGACGGGGTCGAGCGCGCCTACGTCGCGGCCGCCCGGTCGGTGGTGGGCCGGGTCGTCCGCGGCGGCCCGCTGCGGCGGCTGATCCGCCAGGTGGACGTCCCGACGCTGCTCGTGCACGGGTCGGACGACCGGCTCGTCCCGGTGGCGCTGGCCCGGCAGGTCGCCGGCCTGCGTCCCGACTGGCGGCTGGCGGTCGTCCCCGGCTGCGGGCACCTGCCCCAGCTCGAGGATGCGGCCGGGACGGCCGAGCTCCTGACGGGGTGGTGGGAACACACCCGGGACGCCGCGGCCGCCGCCGGCGCCAGTGGCGGCGTGCGTGGAGCGCTGGCGTGA
- a CDS encoding alpha-amylase family glycosyl hydrolase yields MTTEQGADRPVGPSPSTGAVRVDVVYRTGVGRRIAAGARLVGSWDENGLRAGSWSSTPMTEFTAEDGCAAYRASVTVDAGVSRTFDWGVWLIRPDGSQVWGIPAEVPEAGATEQVRRFEVGPGSGPVVRTEFRLATHRHNGARRVRPFDPEDPASSGGPGGSGTPGGSDPRERIRFRAWAPHALAVEVAFVGPGGYIADDGHGEDELLTRLPMRRVGGGWWEAAAPGFADWVGRRYLYRVTRDDGSVAWRSDMYSAQQCGTGDADPCGAHHDGPAEDLDGSVSCSVVVDTQDDERFWADEFDPARPVPRRVEDLVIYELHVGALGYGHTGAGTFADALAFVDHLTDLGVNAVELLPMFEFAGTRSWGYGSSHFLAVKQSAGGRAALRRFVRACHRRGVAVLMDVVYNHYTPNAQRSAWQYDSTAPERNIYYWYEGTASDHPHPDGGYLDNVSSGWAPRYCDENVRALFVASAVALLDEFHIDGLRVDQTTSIHAYNSLHADGREVPAANIAGRKFLRELCQTLRLVDPEVILIAEDHSGWAEVTRPAESGGLGFDAHWYVDFYHHLVGDKGEGPEYAKLLHTAGRDPAGPLAMSLFAKAFTAAADHTVVYTESHDEAGNSEHSARNILVAVDHAPLHGETAWFAFARLRCAAALTLLSPGTPMFLMGDEVGARQPYTHDGFAEAKEDLAGLRAGEGAALFACYRALVGLRLGSPALRSRAVELIGADDTARVLAFRRWDRGEEILVVVSLRNEPQPGFGLSHPALAGRRWKPVLDTDAPRFGGRAGGPRRSLSPRGDSVRVDLPAAGAVVFRRRRRGAGLRTALTRRSRAR; encoded by the coding sequence GTGACGACAGAGCAGGGCGCCGACCGGCCGGTGGGCCCGTCACCCTCCACCGGCGCCGTCCGCGTGGACGTCGTCTACCGCACCGGCGTCGGCCGGCGGATCGCGGCGGGAGCCCGGCTGGTCGGCAGCTGGGACGAAAACGGGCTGCGGGCGGGCAGCTGGTCGTCCACGCCGATGACGGAGTTCACCGCCGAGGACGGCTGCGCCGCCTACCGGGCCAGCGTCACCGTGGACGCCGGTGTCTCCCGGACCTTCGACTGGGGGGTCTGGCTGATCCGTCCCGACGGCTCGCAGGTGTGGGGGATCCCAGCCGAGGTCCCGGAGGCCGGGGCGACCGAGCAGGTCCGGCGGTTCGAGGTCGGCCCGGGAAGCGGGCCGGTGGTGCGCACCGAGTTCCGCCTCGCCACCCACCGGCACAACGGCGCCCGGCGCGTCCGGCCCTTCGACCCGGAGGACCCCGCCAGCTCGGGCGGCCCCGGCGGCTCAGGCACCCCCGGCGGCTCGGACCCGCGGGAGCGGATCCGGTTCCGGGCCTGGGCGCCGCACGCGCTCGCCGTCGAGGTGGCCTTCGTCGGGCCCGGCGGCTACATAGCCGACGACGGCCACGGCGAGGACGAGCTGCTCACCCGGCTGCCGATGCGCCGGGTGGGCGGCGGCTGGTGGGAGGCGGCCGCGCCCGGCTTCGCCGACTGGGTCGGGCGGCGCTACCTCTACCGCGTCACCCGCGACGACGGGTCCGTCGCCTGGCGCTCGGACATGTACTCGGCGCAGCAGTGCGGCACCGGCGACGCCGATCCCTGCGGCGCCCACCACGACGGCCCGGCCGAGGACCTCGACGGCTCGGTGAGCTGCTCGGTCGTCGTCGACACCCAGGACGACGAGCGGTTCTGGGCCGACGAGTTCGACCCGGCCCGGCCCGTTCCCCGCCGGGTCGAGGACCTGGTCATCTACGAGCTGCACGTCGGCGCGCTGGGTTACGGGCACACCGGCGCCGGCACGTTCGCCGACGCGCTCGCGTTCGTCGACCACCTCACCGACCTCGGGGTGAACGCCGTCGAGCTGCTGCCCATGTTCGAGTTCGCCGGGACGAGGTCCTGGGGCTACGGCAGCTCGCACTTCCTGGCGGTGAAGCAGAGCGCCGGCGGGCGGGCGGCACTGCGCCGGTTCGTGCGCGCCTGCCACCGGCGCGGCGTGGCCGTCCTGATGGACGTCGTCTACAACCACTACACGCCGAACGCGCAGCGCTCCGCCTGGCAGTACGACAGCACCGCGCCGGAGCGCAACATCTACTACTGGTACGAGGGCACCGCGAGCGACCACCCGCACCCGGACGGCGGTTACCTCGACAACGTCTCCTCGGGCTGGGCACCGCGCTACTGCGACGAGAACGTGCGCGCGCTGTTCGTCGCGAGCGCGGTCGCGTTGCTCGACGAGTTCCACATCGACGGGCTGCGGGTGGACCAGACGACGTCCATCCACGCCTACAACAGCCTGCACGCCGACGGGCGGGAAGTGCCGGCGGCGAACATCGCCGGCCGCAAGTTCCTGCGCGAGCTGTGCCAGACGCTGCGCCTGGTCGACCCGGAGGTGATCCTCATCGCCGAGGACCACTCCGGCTGGGCGGAGGTCACCCGCCCCGCCGAGTCCGGCGGGCTCGGCTTCGACGCCCACTGGTACGTCGACTTCTACCACCATCTCGTCGGTGACAAGGGCGAGGGCCCGGAGTACGCCAAGCTGCTGCACACCGCGGGGCGTGACCCCGCCGGCCCGCTGGCCATGAGCCTGTTCGCCAAGGCGTTCACCGCCGCCGCGGACCACACGGTCGTTTACACCGAGAGCCACGACGAGGCCGGAAACTCCGAGCACTCGGCCCGCAACATCCTGGTCGCCGTCGACCACGCGCCGCTGCACGGCGAGACGGCCTGGTTCGCGTTCGCGCGGCTGCGCTGTGCCGCGGCGCTGACCCTGCTCTCGCCCGGCACACCGATGTTCCTCATGGGCGACGAGGTGGGAGCCCGCCAGCCCTACACCCACGACGGGTTCGCCGAAGCCAAGGAGGACCTCGCCGGGCTTCGCGCGGGCGAGGGCGCCGCGCTGTTCGCCTGCTACCGGGCGCTCGTCGGGCTGCGGCTGGGCAGCCCGGCGCTGCGCTCCCGCGCCGTCGAGCTGATCGGCGCCGACGACACCGCGCGGGTGCTGGCGTTCCGGCGCTGGGACCGCGGCGAGGAGATCCTGGTCGTGGTCAGCCTGCGCAACGAGCCGCAGCCGGGGTTCGGGCTGTCGCATCCGGCGCTGGCCGGCCGGCGGTGGAAGCCGGTGCTGGACACCGACGCGCCGCGGTTCGGTGGCCGGGCGGGCGGCCCACGCCGCTCGCTGTCCCCGCGGGGCGACAGCGTGCGGGTCGACCTGCCGGCCGCCGGGGCCGTGGTGTTCCGCCGCCGCCGGCGTGGCGCCGGCCTCAGGACCGCGCTGACCCGGCGCAGCCGCGCGCGCTGA
- a CDS encoding LysR family transcriptional regulator has protein sequence MAAVSNMLDLTALRSLVAIADCGGFRRAAEALCISQSAVSQHVRRLEKVVGRPLVELVGRGSRFTPDGELLLSAGRRILATHDDALELLGVGAPVPQRLITVGATEHAADHLIPRVMTVLTEQFPDVEVRFRLDRGARLAHALDRGTLDVAVLIGTGGNPAGRPAGLLPLAWYSAPGWHVPPPDRPLPLVAVDDPCTIRTQALTTLARAGRVASVVGESGYLAGVLHAARAGVGVALLADVGPPPQGLERRADLPAVDPEPMQVRLRRGASPQLAGLIADAVACTLSAGAAPA, from the coding sequence ATGGCTGCCGTGTCCAACATGCTGGATCTGACGGCGCTGCGCAGTCTCGTGGCCATCGCCGACTGTGGTGGGTTCCGCCGCGCGGCCGAGGCGCTGTGCATCTCCCAGTCGGCGGTGAGCCAGCACGTGCGCCGGCTGGAGAAGGTGGTGGGCCGGCCCCTGGTGGAGCTGGTCGGCCGCGGCTCCCGGTTCACCCCCGACGGCGAGCTGCTGCTCTCCGCGGGGCGGCGCATCCTCGCCACGCACGACGACGCGCTGGAACTGCTCGGCGTGGGCGCGCCCGTCCCGCAGCGCCTGATCACCGTCGGTGCGACCGAGCACGCCGCCGACCACCTGATCCCCCGGGTGATGACCGTGCTCACCGAGCAGTTCCCGGACGTCGAGGTCAGGTTCCGCCTCGACCGCGGCGCCCGGCTCGCCCACGCCCTCGACCGCGGCACGCTGGACGTCGCCGTCCTGATCGGGACGGGGGGCAACCCCGCCGGGCGCCCGGCGGGACTGCTCCCGCTGGCGTGGTACTCGGCCCCCGGCTGGCACGTCCCGCCGCCGGACCGCCCGCTGCCCCTGGTCGCGGTCGACGATCCGTGCACGATCCGCACCCAGGCCCTGACGACCCTCGCCCGCGCCGGCCGGGTCGCGTCGGTCGTCGGCGAGTCCGGCTACCTGGCCGGCGTCTTGCACGCGGCGCGGGCCGGCGTCGGGGTCGCCCTGCTGGCCGACGTCGGCCCACCGCCGCAGGGCCTCGAGCGGCGGGCCGACCTGCCCGCGGTCGACCCCGAACCGATGCAGGTCCGGCTGCGCCGCGGCGCCTCCCCACAGCTGGCCGGCCTCATCGCCGACGCGGTCGCGTGCACCCTCTCCGCCGGCGCCGCCCCCGCCTGA